Proteins encoded by one window of Streptomyces sp. LX-29:
- a CDS encoding PAC2 family protein gives MLDPQDLYAWDPSGLATVDAIASRDSVGLVLLYHFEGYIDAGETGEQIVTRLLSGLPHQTVARFDHDRLVDYRARRPLLTFERDHWTAYATPAIELHLVRDATGAPFLLLTGPEPDVEWERFAAAVRQIVERIGVRLSVNFHGIPMGVPHTRPVGVTPHGNRVDLMPGHRGVFTEAQVPGSAEALIEFRLVEAGHDVLGVAAHVPHYVSRSPYPDAALTALEAVTAATGLVLPGVAHALRTEALKTQEEIERQVSEGDEELVALVRGLEHQYDAMAGAESRGSLVAEPVELPSADELGAQFERFLAEREGEGGA, from the coding sequence GTGTTGGATCCGCAGGACTTGTACGCATGGGACCCCAGCGGGCTGGCGACGGTCGATGCCATAGCCTCCCGGGACTCGGTAGGGCTGGTGCTGCTCTACCACTTCGAGGGGTACATCGACGCGGGCGAGACCGGCGAACAGATCGTCACCCGGCTGTTGAGCGGACTGCCGCACCAGACCGTGGCCCGCTTCGACCACGACCGGCTGGTCGACTACCGCGCCCGCCGCCCCCTGCTCACCTTCGAGCGCGACCACTGGACCGCGTACGCCACGCCGGCGATCGAGCTCCATCTGGTGCGCGATGCCACCGGTGCCCCGTTCCTGCTGCTCACCGGGCCGGAGCCGGATGTGGAGTGGGAGCGTTTCGCGGCGGCCGTGCGGCAGATCGTCGAGCGGATCGGCGTGCGCCTCTCGGTGAACTTCCACGGCATTCCCATGGGCGTGCCGCACACCCGCCCCGTCGGCGTCACCCCGCACGGCAACCGCGTCGACCTCATGCCCGGCCATCGGGGCGTCTTCACCGAGGCCCAGGTGCCCGGCAGCGCGGAGGCGCTGATCGAGTTCCGGCTCGTGGAGGCCGGCCATGACGTCCTGGGCGTCGCCGCCCACGTCCCGCACTACGTCTCCCGCTCGCCCTACCCGGACGCCGCGCTCACGGCGCTCGAGGCGGTCACCGCGGCCACCGGGCTGGTGCTGCCCGGCGTGGCGCACGCGCTGCGCACCGAGGCGCTCAAGACGCAGGAGGAGATCGAGCGGCAGGTGTCGGAGGGGGACGAGGAGCTCGTCGCCCTGGTGCGCGGCCTTGAGCACCAGTACGACGCGATGGCCGGCGCCGAGAGCCGGGGCAGCCTGGTGGCCGAACCGGTCGAGCTGCCGTCGGCGGATGAGCTGGGCGCCCAGTTCGAGCGCTTCCTGGCGGAGCGCGAGGGCGAGGGCGGCGCCTGA
- the coaE gene encoding dephospho-CoA kinase produces the protein MLSVGLTGGIGAGKSEVSRLLSSYGAVLIDADRLAREVVEPGTPGLAAVVDAFGPEVLTAEGGLDRPKLGAIVFSDPKRLAVLNGIVHPLVRERTAALEASAGPDAIVVNDVPLLTENGLAPLYDLVVVVDAAPRTQLDRLIRLRGMSEDEARSRMAAQATREQRLAIADLVIDNDGPLEALEPRVRQVWAELVERERRADRPGGE, from the coding sequence ATGCTCTCCGTGGGCCTGACGGGTGGAATCGGCGCCGGCAAGAGCGAGGTGTCACGGCTGCTGTCCTCCTATGGCGCGGTGCTGATCGACGCCGATCGCCTGGCGCGCGAGGTGGTCGAGCCGGGCACGCCCGGCCTGGCGGCCGTGGTCGACGCCTTCGGGCCGGAGGTGCTCACCGCCGAGGGCGGCCTGGACCGCCCCAAGCTCGGCGCCATCGTCTTCAGCGACCCGAAGCGGCTCGCGGTCCTCAACGGGATCGTCCATCCGCTGGTCCGCGAGCGCACCGCCGCCCTGGAGGCGTCGGCCGGCCCGGACGCCATCGTGGTCAACGACGTCCCCCTGCTCACCGAGAACGGTCTGGCCCCGCTTTACGACCTGGTCGTCGTGGTCGACGCCGCCCCCCGGACCCAGCTCGACCGGCTCATACGGCTGCGCGGGATGTCCGAGGACGAGGCGCGCTCCCGAATGGCGGCCCAGGCGACGCGCGAGCAGCGGCTGGCCATCGCCGACCTGGTCATCGACAACGACGGACCGCTGGAGGCGCTGGAGCCTCGGGTGCGGCAGGTCTGGGCGGAGCTGGTGGAGCGCGAGCGCAGGGCGGACCGACCCGGCGGCGAGTGA
- a CDS encoding tetratricopeptide repeat protein, with translation MPEPTPENHVIDYRAAEQLLAARDPRGAVKLLDSVITAHPENTAARLLRARAFFGSAQLRAAELEFQLVLEREPDNAFAHFALGRTLERANRPAEATRHFRLAAALDPRPDFVRAARFGDTG, from the coding sequence GTGCCCGAGCCCACGCCCGAGAACCACGTCATCGACTACCGCGCAGCGGAGCAGCTGCTGGCCGCCCGTGACCCGCGCGGCGCCGTGAAGCTGCTCGACTCGGTCATCACCGCCCATCCCGAGAACACCGCGGCGCGGCTGCTGCGCGCCCGTGCCTTCTTCGGCTCCGCCCAGCTGCGCGCCGCCGAGCTGGAGTTCCAGCTCGTCCTGGAGCGTGAGCCGGACAACGCGTTCGCCCACTTCGCCCTCGGGCGCACCCTGGAGCGGGCCAACCGTCCCGCCGAGGCGACCCGACACTTCCGGCTCGCGGCCGCCCTGGACCCCCGTCCCGACTTCGTGCGGGCCGCCCGCTTCGGTGACACCGGCTGA
- a CDS encoding DUF6343 family protein yields MLRTGDEPVHARSALRMRCALAVWGLLWSLGGTVAFSVVGRPGWAAACAVLVVITLTDLILVIRHIRQGPHYQPGRNIPPYHPVSDRPGPPQRPEQPRQPRHLP; encoded by the coding sequence ATGTTGCGTACCGGCGACGAACCCGTCCACGCGCGCAGCGCGCTGCGGATGCGGTGTGCGCTCGCCGTCTGGGGCCTGCTCTGGTCCCTGGGCGGCACGGTGGCCTTCTCCGTGGTGGGACGACCAGGATGGGCGGCGGCCTGCGCCGTCCTGGTGGTGATCACCCTCACGGATCTGATCCTCGTCATCCGGCACATCCGTCAGGGACCGCACTACCAGCCCGGCCGGAACATACCGCCGTACCACCCGGTCAGCGACCGTCCGGGCCCGCCGCAGCGCCCCGAGCAGCCCCGTCAGCCGCGCCACCTCCCCTAG
- a CDS encoding WGR domain-containing protein encodes MSRSTTYLELSQEGGGAHKFYEVTVDGTVVSVRYGRIGAAGQLQTSTFPTAQKAQAAAAKKIGEKVRKGYAPAVRGQRAARPVTRRQVTSAPSTARSVAPVLWRFRTGAAAFGIHIDQDRCWVGNQAGDVYTLGHDGEVLARYQLPDGVKCLVADDFWIYAGCDDGTVYDLSSKLPFAAYEIAASVDIFWLDIHEGVLNVADRNGGLTVIDHEDEFQWSRKSAGGHAWMVRRDDRAVYHGHQRGVTAYHPDGSGERWHTATTGAVLFGWQEDDAVYAGTDRRVVQRLDKETGRIEAVYRCDTVVYSCATAPGGQYVFAGDSASSVYCFAQDGTRLWKLGTGGGSALSMQYHDEKLYIVTTDGSLACIDASDAAIAAAQGGTLPTARDVKSSAGLPTYTPSAAVRTVVSSAAPAGGVIVECVQEGSRLRMRVVSGGYEPEWNVQFPRRMREVGARYVVDALHSASGFYRVRGEIRRLV; translated from the coding sequence GTGTCTCGGTCGACGACGTATCTGGAGCTGTCTCAAGAGGGCGGTGGAGCACACAAGTTCTATGAGGTCACGGTGGACGGCACCGTCGTGTCGGTGCGCTACGGCCGCATCGGCGCGGCCGGACAGCTCCAGACCTCCACCTTCCCCACGGCGCAGAAGGCGCAGGCCGCGGCCGCGAAGAAGATCGGCGAGAAGGTACGCAAGGGGTACGCGCCGGCGGTGCGGGGCCAGCGCGCCGCGCGGCCGGTGACGCGGCGCCAGGTGACCTCGGCCCCCTCGACGGCGCGCTCGGTCGCGCCGGTGCTGTGGCGGTTCCGTACCGGTGCGGCCGCGTTCGGCATCCACATCGACCAGGACCGCTGCTGGGTCGGCAACCAGGCCGGAGACGTCTACACCCTGGGACACGACGGCGAGGTGCTGGCCCGCTACCAGCTGCCGGACGGGGTGAAGTGCCTGGTCGCCGACGACTTCTGGATCTACGCGGGGTGTGACGACGGCACGGTCTACGACCTGTCCTCCAAACTGCCCTTCGCCGCCTACGAGATCGCGGCCAGCGTCGACATCTTCTGGCTCGACATCCATGAGGGCGTCCTGAACGTCGCCGACCGCAACGGCGGACTGACGGTCATCGACCACGAGGACGAGTTCCAGTGGTCACGCAAGAGCGCCGGTGGCCACGCCTGGATGGTCCGCCGCGACGACCGCGCCGTCTACCACGGCCACCAGCGCGGCGTCACGGCCTACCACCCCGACGGCAGCGGCGAGCGGTGGCACACCGCCACCACCGGCGCGGTGCTCTTCGGCTGGCAGGAGGACGACGCGGTGTACGCGGGCACCGACCGCCGGGTGGTCCAGCGCCTGGACAAGGAGACCGGCCGTATCGAGGCCGTGTACCGGTGCGACACCGTCGTGTACTCCTGCGCCACGGCCCCGGGCGGCCAGTACGTCTTCGCGGGCGACTCCGCCTCCTCGGTGTACTGCTTCGCGCAGGACGGCACCCGGCTGTGGAAGCTGGGGACCGGGGGCGGCTCGGCGCTGTCCATGCAGTACCACGACGAGAAGCTGTACATCGTCACCACCGACGGCTCGCTGGCCTGCATCGACGCCAGCGACGCCGCCATCGCGGCCGCGCAGGGCGGCACGCTCCCCACCGCGCGGGACGTGAAGTCCTCCGCGGGGCTGCCCACCTACACTCCGTCGGCGGCGGTGCGGACGGTGGTCTCCTCCGCCGCGCCGGCCGGCGGCGTGATCGTCGAATGTGTGCAGGAGGGCAGTCGGCTGCGGATGCGGGTCGTCAGCGGCGGCTACGAACCGGAGTGGAACGTCCAGTTCCCCCGCCGGATGCGCGAGGTCGGAGCCCGCTATGTGGTGGACGCCCTGCACTCCGCGTCCGGGTTCTACCGCGTCCGCGGCGAGATCCGCCGGCTGGTGTAG
- a CDS encoding FUSC family protein — MREVREVTEPVAELVRRGTTPVVAQALRSTAAATISYVVALQLSREPVPLTAPLTALLVVQVTLYATLTTGIRRVNSVVAGVLIAIAFSVMVGLTWWSLALIILASLAAGHLVRVDEFVPEVAISAMLVLGVTQVSDTAWDRVVETLIGAVVGLLFNFLLAPPVYVRTAGESIEDLARRLRTLLLHISDELTEHIPVARAAARLHEARRLDQDISQVDASLRQAEDSLRLNPRVREGLLHRIVLRTGLDTLEICTVVLRVLARTLTDLAKHRTDEPLFPPEVAAGLQALFGHLSQAVQSFAALVTTQVSANAEEAEARLAAELAKANASRDDVAELLLFRIQQHPRQWQLHGALLAEVDRILDELDMDHRSRRLMEELDRYAQERRERFPRWAKARDRVRKSLSRLRRG, encoded by the coding sequence GTGCGTGAAGTACGTGAGGTGACCGAGCCCGTGGCCGAGCTGGTGCGCCGCGGCACCACCCCCGTCGTGGCCCAGGCGCTGCGCTCCACCGCGGCCGCGACCATCTCCTACGTGGTGGCGCTCCAGCTCAGCCGCGAGCCGGTCCCGCTGACCGCCCCGCTCACCGCGCTGCTCGTCGTCCAGGTCACCCTCTACGCCACCCTCACCACCGGCATCCGCAGGGTGAACTCGGTGGTCGCCGGGGTGCTCATCGCGATCGCCTTCAGCGTCATGGTCGGCCTGACCTGGTGGAGCCTGGCGCTGATCATCCTCGCCTCGCTCGCCGCGGGGCATCTGGTGCGCGTCGACGAGTTCGTCCCCGAGGTGGCGATCAGCGCCATGCTGGTCCTGGGCGTCACCCAGGTCTCCGACACCGCCTGGGACCGGGTGGTGGAGACACTGATCGGAGCGGTGGTGGGGCTGCTCTTCAACTTCCTGCTGGCACCCCCGGTCTATGTGCGCACCGCCGGCGAGTCCATCGAGGACCTCGCCCGTCGGCTGCGGACCCTGCTGCTGCACATCAGCGACGAGCTCACCGAGCACATCCCCGTCGCCCGCGCCGCCGCCCGGCTCCACGAGGCACGCCGCCTCGACCAGGACATCTCCCAGGTCGACGCCTCGCTCCGGCAGGCGGAGGACAGCCTCCGCCTCAACCCGCGGGTCCGTGAGGGGCTGCTGCACCGCATCGTGCTCCGCACCGGCCTGGACACCCTGGAAATCTGCACCGTCGTCCTGCGCGTACTCGCCCGCACCCTCACCGACCTGGCCAAACACCGCACCGACGAGCCGCTCTTCCCACCCGAGGTGGCCGCGGGGCTCCAAGCCCTCTTCGGCCATCTCTCCCAGGCCGTCCAGAGCTTCGCCGCCCTGGTCACCACCCAGGTCAGTGCCAACGCCGAGGAGGCCGAGGCGCGCCTCGCGGCTGAGCTCGCCAAAGCCAACGCCAGCCGCGACGACGTCGCCGAATTGCTGCTGTTCCGCATCCAACAGCACCCCCGTCAGTGGCAGCTCCACGGAGCGCTGTTGGCCGAGGTCGACCGGATCCTGGACGAGCTCGACATGGACCACCGGTCGCGGCGGCTGATGGAGGAGTTGGACCGGTACGCGCAGGAGCGGAGGGAGCGGTTCCCACGGTGGGCCAAGGCCCGGGACCGGGTCCGAAAGTCCTTGTCCCGGCTGCGCCGAGGGTGA
- a CDS encoding DUF1697 domain-containing protein has translation MTRQIALLRGINVGGNKKFPMARQRELMQALGYRDVTVYLQSGNVVFADPGTPPERTARAIEDRIAADMGFPVPVMVRTRDELAAVVTANPYPAAAAEPKTLHVVFLSDVPADTAPLDALDRAAYAPDEFRLIGRELYLHCPNGLGRSKLAEKILGMRLGVTVTARNWNTVTRLLALADAV, from the coding sequence ATGACACGCCAGATCGCACTGTTGCGCGGCATCAACGTCGGCGGCAACAAGAAGTTCCCCATGGCACGACAGCGCGAGCTGATGCAGGCGCTCGGATACCGGGACGTCACCGTCTACCTCCAGTCGGGCAACGTCGTCTTCGCCGACCCGGGCACGCCGCCCGAGCGGACCGCCCGCGCGATCGAGGACCGCATCGCCGCGGACATGGGCTTCCCCGTGCCCGTCATGGTGCGCACCCGCGACGAGCTGGCGGCCGTCGTCACCGCCAACCCCTACCCGGCGGCCGCGGCCGAGCCCAAGACCCTGCACGTGGTCTTCCTGTCGGACGTCCCCGCCGACACCGCGCCGCTGGACGCCCTGGACCGGGCCGCCTACGCCCCGGACGAGTTCCGGCTCATCGGCCGGGAGCTCTATCTGCACTGCCCGAACGGGCTGGGCCGCTCCAAACTGGCCGAGAAGATCCTCGGGATGCGGCTGGGCGTCACGGTCACCGCCCGCAACTGGAACACGGTCACCCGACTGCTGGCGTTGGCGGACGCCGTGTGA
- a CDS encoding uridine kinase has translation MRLEAISWERLTRLVTDHLMGLEAADGGPWLRVAVDGPPAADTGELAGRLAEALRLRGRPGLVVAASGFWRPASLRFEHGRRDVEAYYDGWLDTGALWREVFTPLEPGGTGRVLPDLWDPEADRATRSPYAELPPGGVLLLHGALLLGHWFPFDLSVHLRLSPAALARRTGEDERWTLPAFARYEEEIRPGEAADVVVRADDPRHPAWSGLG, from the coding sequence GTGCGGCTCGAAGCGATCTCCTGGGAACGGCTGACCCGGCTCGTCACCGACCACCTCATGGGCTTGGAGGCCGCCGACGGTGGGCCCTGGTTGCGGGTGGCCGTCGACGGACCGCCGGCGGCGGACACCGGGGAGCTGGCGGGGCGGCTGGCCGAGGCGTTGCGGCTGCGGGGGCGGCCGGGGCTGGTGGTCGCGGCGAGCGGCTTCTGGCGGCCCGCGTCGCTGCGCTTCGAGCACGGGCGGCGGGACGTCGAGGCGTACTACGACGGGTGGCTGGACACCGGTGCGCTGTGGCGGGAGGTCTTCACGCCCCTCGAGCCGGGCGGCACCGGTCGAGTGCTGCCCGACCTGTGGGATCCCGAGGCCGACCGCGCCACCCGCAGCCCCTACGCCGAACTACCGCCCGGAGGGGTGTTGTTGCTGCACGGCGCGCTGCTGCTCGGGCACTGGTTCCCGTTCGACCTCTCCGTCCATCTGCGGCTGTCCCCGGCGGCCCTCGCGCGGCGCACCGGCGAGGACGAGCGGTGGACGCTGCCGGCCTTCGCCCGCTACGAGGAGGAGATACGGCCGGGCGAGGCCGCCGACGTGGTCGTGCGGGCCGACGATCCGCGCCACCCGGCCTGGAGCGGGCTCGGCTAG
- a CDS encoding methylated-DNA--[protein]-cysteine S-methyltransferase encodes MTESASDSRVWTWAVLDTPIGPLLLGATEQGLVSVVFHADERTAAASVERLTRRLGSPPVAPGREGVPEAQGVPEAKGDRAPKDDASAGDRAVGDPSAGAASAHLAEAIRQLTAYFSGKARTFTVPLDWSLTTGFNRRVLRALAAHVPYGTVVGYQDLADRIAEPGAARAVGMAMGGNPLPVVVPCHRVVESDGGIGGFGGGLETKRLLLALEGVLPQPLF; translated from the coding sequence GTGACGGAATCCGCGAGCGACTCCCGCGTCTGGACCTGGGCGGTCCTGGACACCCCGATCGGCCCGCTGCTTCTCGGAGCGACCGAGCAGGGCCTGGTCAGCGTGGTCTTCCACGCCGACGAGCGGACCGCCGCCGCGTCGGTGGAGCGCCTCACCCGGCGGCTCGGATCGCCTCCGGTCGCCCCCGGTCGGGAGGGCGTCCCCGAGGCGCAGGGCGTCCCCGAGGCGAAGGGCGACCGCGCCCCGAAGGACGACGCCTCCGCGGGCGACCGGGCCGTGGGCGATCCCTCCGCCGGCGCCGCCTCCGCCCACCTCGCCGAGGCGATACGCCAGCTCACGGCCTACTTCTCGGGGAAGGCGCGGACGTTCACCGTCCCCCTCGACTGGTCCCTGACCACCGGCTTCAACCGCCGCGTGCTGCGTGCGCTGGCCGCCCACGTCCCCTACGGGACGGTGGTCGGCTACCAGGACCTGGCCGACCGGATCGCCGAGCCCGGCGCCGCGCGGGCCGTCGGCATGGCCATGGGCGGCAACCCGCTGCCGGTCGTCGTGCCCTGCCACCGCGTCGTGGAGAGCGACGGCGGCATCGGCGGCTTCGGCGGGGGTCTGGAGACCAAGCGCCTCCTGCTGGCGCTGGAGGGCGTGCTGCCGCAACCGCTGTTCTAG
- a CDS encoding glycerophosphodiester phosphodiesterase family protein, with protein MRVRPAAALAGALLGMSTLFLPATALARPAAASASDTLTARAATARTHAPVAVAHRGASAYAPENTLAAVDEAAERGIRWVENDVQRTKDGELIIMHDTTLSRTTDVEQVFPGRAPWKVSEFTAEEIEQLDAGSWFGPEFAGEPVPTLEDYMETVEDNGQSLLMELKAPELYPGVERQTLRLLRREGWLDRSHIKRRLIIQSFSAGSVRTVHELRPEVRTGFLGAPAVADLPTYAAFADQINPNHKAVTPEYVAAIHAVRGAHGRPLQVFTWTVDDGPTAVKLAWAGVDGVITNKPDVIRDALDAA; from the coding sequence ATGCGCGTCCGCCCCGCCGCCGCCCTCGCCGGCGCCCTCCTGGGTATGTCCACGCTCTTCCTCCCCGCCACCGCGCTGGCGCGGCCCGCCGCCGCCTCGGCGTCCGACACGCTGACCGCACGGGCGGCCACCGCGCGTACGCACGCCCCGGTCGCCGTGGCGCACCGCGGCGCCTCCGCCTACGCCCCCGAGAACACCCTGGCCGCCGTGGACGAGGCGGCCGAGCGGGGGATCAGATGGGTGGAGAACGACGTGCAGCGCACCAAGGACGGCGAGCTGATCATCATGCACGACACCACGCTCAGCCGGACCACCGACGTGGAGCAGGTCTTCCCCGGCCGGGCGCCCTGGAAGGTCTCCGAATTCACCGCCGAGGAGATCGAACAGTTGGACGCGGGCAGCTGGTTCGGCCCGGAGTTCGCGGGCGAGCCGGTGCCCACGCTGGAGGACTACATGGAGACGGTGGAGGACAACGGGCAGAGCCTGCTGATGGAGCTCAAGGCCCCCGAGCTGTACCCCGGCGTCGAGCGGCAGACCCTCCGGCTGCTGCGCCGCGAGGGCTGGCTGGACCGTTCCCACATCAAGCGCCGGTTGATCATCCAGTCGTTCAGCGCCGGGTCGGTCCGGACGGTCCACGAGCTGCGGCCGGAGGTGCGGACCGGCTTCCTGGGCGCCCCGGCCGTCGCCGACCTCCCGACCTACGCGGCCTTCGCCGACCAGATCAACCCGAACCACAAGGCGGTCACCCCGGAGTACGTCGCCGCGATCCACGCGGTGCGGGGCGCCCACGGCCGGCCGCTCCAGGTCTTCACCTGGACCGTGGACGACGGCCCGACCGCGGTCAAGCTCGCGTGGGCCGGCGTGGACGGGGTCATCACCAACAAGCCGGACGTCATCAGGGACGCCCTGGACGCCGCGTAG
- the uvrB gene encoding excinuclease ABC subunit UvrB, whose translation MRPVSQIERKVAPFEVVSPFQPSGDQPTAIADLERRIRAGEKDVVLLGATGTGKSATTAWMIEKLQRPTLVMAPNKTLAAQLANEFRELMPNNAVEYFVSYYDYYQPEAYVPQSDTYIEKDSSINEEVERLRHSATNSLLTRRDVVVVASVSCIYGLGTPQEYVDRMVPLKVGDEIDRDQLLRRFVDIQYTRNDVAFTRGTFRVRGDTIEIFPVYEELAVRIEMFGDEIEALSTLHPLTGEVISDDEELYVFPASHYVAGPERMERAITGIERELETTLARMEKQGKLLEAQRLRMRTTYDIEMMRQIGTCSGIENYSLHIDGRESGTPPHTLLDYFPDDFLLVIDESHVTVPQIGAMYEGDASRKRTLIEHGFRLPSALDNRPLKWEEFLERVGQTVYLSATPGPYELSRGDGFVEQIIRPTGLVDPEVVVKPTQGQIDDLVHEIRARTEKDERVLVTTLTKKMAEDLTDYFLELGIQVRYLHSDVDTLRRVELLRELRAGEFDVLVGINLLREGLDLPEVSLVAILDADKEGFLRSGTSLIQTIGRAARNVSGQVHMYADKVTAAMAKAIDETNRRRAKQIAYNKANGIDPQPLRKKIGDIVATIAREEIDTRELLGSGYRKADQAAGGKGKAQPKAPVPALAAHKKGGKGGKGGAEVVPTDRPAAELAELIEEMTARMRAAAAELQFEVAARLRDEVAELKKELRQMQEAGLS comes from the coding sequence ATGCGGCCCGTATCCCAGATCGAACGCAAGGTGGCGCCCTTCGAGGTCGTCAGCCCCTTCCAGCCCAGCGGTGACCAGCCGACCGCCATCGCCGACCTGGAGCGGCGCATCCGCGCCGGCGAGAAGGACGTGGTCCTGCTCGGGGCGACCGGCACCGGAAAGTCCGCGACCACCGCGTGGATGATCGAGAAGCTGCAGCGGCCGACGCTCGTCATGGCACCCAACAAGACCCTCGCCGCCCAGCTCGCCAACGAGTTCCGCGAGCTCATGCCGAACAACGCGGTGGAGTACTTCGTCTCGTACTACGACTACTACCAGCCCGAGGCGTACGTCCCGCAGTCCGACACCTACATCGAGAAGGACTCCTCCATCAACGAGGAGGTCGAGCGGCTGCGCCACTCGGCGACGAACTCCCTGCTCACCCGGCGCGATGTGGTCGTGGTGGCCTCCGTGTCCTGCATCTACGGCCTGGGCACGCCCCAGGAGTACGTCGACCGGATGGTGCCGCTCAAGGTCGGCGACGAGATCGACCGGGACCAGCTGCTGCGCCGGTTCGTCGACATCCAGTACACGCGCAACGACGTGGCGTTCACCCGCGGCACCTTCCGGGTGCGCGGCGACACCATCGAGATCTTCCCGGTCTACGAGGAGCTCGCGGTCCGGATCGAGATGTTCGGCGACGAGATCGAGGCGCTGTCCACGCTGCACCCGTTGACCGGCGAGGTCATCTCCGACGACGAGGAGCTGTACGTCTTCCCGGCCAGCCACTACGTCGCCGGGCCCGAGCGCATGGAGCGGGCCATCACCGGGATCGAGCGCGAGCTGGAGACGACGCTGGCCCGGATGGAGAAGCAGGGCAAGCTCCTCGAGGCCCAGCGGCTGCGGATGCGGACCACCTACGACATCGAGATGATGCGTCAGATCGGCACCTGCTCCGGCATCGAGAACTACTCGCTGCACATCGACGGCCGCGAGTCCGGCACCCCGCCGCACACCCTGCTCGACTACTTCCCGGACGACTTCCTGCTGGTCATCGACGAGTCCCATGTCACCGTGCCGCAGATCGGCGCGATGTACGAGGGCGACGCGTCGCGCAAGCGCACCCTGATCGAGCACGGCTTCCGGCTGCCCTCGGCGCTCGACAACCGCCCTCTGAAGTGGGAGGAGTTCCTGGAGCGCGTCGGGCAGACGGTCTACCTCTCGGCGACCCCGGGGCCCTACGAACTGTCGCGCGGCGACGGCTTCGTGGAGCAGATCATCCGGCCGACCGGCCTGGTCGACCCGGAGGTCGTGGTCAAGCCCACCCAGGGCCAGATCGACGACCTCGTCCACGAGATCCGTGCCCGCACCGAGAAGGACGAGCGCGTCCTGGTGACCACCCTCACCAAGAAGATGGCCGAGGACCTCACCGACTACTTCCTGGAGCTGGGCATCCAGGTGCGCTATCTGCACAGCGACGTCGACACGCTGCGCCGGGTGGAGCTGCTGCGAGAGCTGCGCGCCGGCGAGTTCGACGTGCTCGTCGGCATCAACCTGCTGCGTGAGGGCCTGGACCTGCCCGAGGTCTCCCTGGTGGCGATCCTGGACGCGGACAAGGAGGGGTTCCTGCGTTCGGGCACCTCGCTGATCCAGACGATCGGCCGTGCGGCGCGCAACGTGTCCGGTCAGGTCCATATGTACGCCGACAAGGTCACGGCGGCGATGGCGAAGGCCATCGACGAGACCAACCGCCGCCGCGCCAAGCAGATCGCCTACAACAAGGCGAACGGCATCGACCCACAGCCGCTGCGCAAGAAGATCGGCGACATCGTCGCGACCATCGCGCGCGAGGAGATCGACACCAGGGAGTTGCTGGGCTCGGGGTACCGCAAGGCCGACCAGGCGGCGGGCGGCAAGGGGAAGGCGCAGCCGAAGGCCCCGGTGCCGGCGCTGGCCGCCCACAAGAAGGGCGGCAAGGGCGGCAAGGGCGGCGCCGAGGTGGTGCCGACCGATCGTCCGGCCGCCGAACTGGCCGAACTGATCGAGGAGATGACCGCGCGGATGCGGGCGGCCGCCGCGGAGCTCCAGTTCGAGGTCGCGGCGCGGCTGCGTGACGAGGTGGCGGAGCTGAAGAAGGAGCTGCGGCAGATGCAGGAGGCCGGGCTCTCCTGA
- a CDS encoding TerD family protein, with the protein MTVNMSKGQSISLQKADGGTLTAVRMGLGWQAAARRGLFGSRTREIDLDASAVLFASGQPTDVVFFRHLVSDDGSVRHTGDNLVGGVGQGGDDEAILVDLQRVPVHIDQIVFTVNSFTGQSFTEVQNAFCRLVDETNGQELARYTLTGGGQYTAQIMAKVQRVGGGWQMKALGEPANGRTFQDLMPHIVPHL; encoded by the coding sequence GTGACGGTCAACATGTCCAAGGGACAGTCCATCAGCCTGCAGAAGGCCGACGGTGGCACCCTGACCGCGGTGCGTATGGGACTGGGGTGGCAGGCCGCCGCCCGCCGGGGGCTGTTCGGGTCCCGCACTCGGGAGATCGACCTCGACGCGTCGGCCGTGCTGTTCGCCAGCGGGCAGCCGACGGACGTGGTCTTCTTCCGCCACCTGGTCAGTGACGACGGCTCGGTGCGGCACACCGGTGACAACCTGGTCGGCGGCGTCGGCCAGGGCGGCGACGACGAGGCGATCCTCGTCGACCTCCAGCGCGTTCCGGTCCACATCGACCAGATCGTCTTCACGGTGAACTCCTTCACCGGTCAGTCCTTCACCGAGGTGCAGAACGCCTTCTGCCGCCTCGTCGACGAGACCAACGGCCAGGAGCTGGCGCGCTACACCCTCACCGGCGGCGGGCAGTACACCGCGCAGATCATGGCGAAGGTGCAGCGGGTCGGCGGCGGCTGGCAGATGAAGGCTCTGGGCGAGCCGGCCAACGGCCGCACCTTCCAGGACCTGATGCCGCACATCGTGCCCCACCTGTAA